Genomic DNA from Xyrauchen texanus isolate HMW12.3.18 chromosome 28, RBS_HiC_50CHRs, whole genome shotgun sequence:
ggtaaatctggactcattagaccacattacctttttccagtGCTCCACAgcccaatctttatgctccccaGAAGCTGTTTTTTCCAATTTGCCTCACTAATAAGTGGCTTTATTggggccacacagctgtttagtcccaatcctgtaagttctcgtcacattgtgtTGGAAATGCCAACAAAAACATATCCATGAGTTATACTGTCTATTTTTTACTATGTGACTTCAACAAGTATTTTGTGATCTACGATCATGAACATCCAAGATTTTTATCCTATCACATTTCTTCCGCAAAACTGACaattcaccactatccttccagattTGCATCCTTCTTaaaccaattccagtgatttcagcaatcttcttagttgttttctttgcttgatgcagaccaataatttgccccttctgaaacacaggaacatcttttccatgagcacagGAAACGTCTTGGTTGttaaagaaatgagaagctacacaatgcatcagttagggttaagaattgttgccagccgaaacatattaatcaaaaattatctaatcataggctcttaagtatctgcttatttaaatccaaatggggacttagttttttttttggccaggcagtgtatttttgaggcattaatatataaaaattcgCCTACATTTAAATTAGAACCCCATTTTGCATGTTTTCCAATAcactcagttggcctctgtttaacagtctgtcCTAATAGCATTAGGAGACCACAAGATGGCGATATACCATTTattgaagcacacaaacacacaggacgAGCTGAAGTGGCACCGGAGATGGTAGCCCAAAGTTACAAAAGTTTcggtacttcttcaagaatgaacaaagtagCGTTGATGATGGTTAGTGAAACTGTTGTAACAGcgcaaactgaacaattagaaaaagctatgtttattatgcaatttctctataTGTAGATTGAATagatctttcattcaagctgtctaaccacaaaatgacatacttgtaactgaaaatacattgtgtaggctatatgaaagatacatgttCACAATAggtcatccagtgatggctagagtaaataattgttgtcctttgataatgatttgggtagaatttaatggaaaactgcgAGTTGCGCTCCATGGCACTTCAGAATGTTGTGGTGTGTGCGTAcattttgtagaaaataaataattgtttctaaagaatgtgCAATGTCTTCCGCCAGATGcgtccggtgtgcgaccccctttaattGACCCTGCCACTCACTCTTTattaaagttgtgttgagaaaaatGTCTGAAGAGACAATAGATTAGTGTGCaacgagcagccctatttatatatgaaaaaaatccaaatatattatattgataatcatcaggaaaatcTTCCGATTATCAATGTGTTAAAAAagcattgatcccaagcctagATATTAGTCATTTCAGTAACCATATAAAAGTTATTTATCTTCATGGATCAGGGGTGCCTCATGTGGGCTGTcgtgttagcatcacatgaccagctgaatactactcgcttaatctcagtaactgccctgtttttggacactttcactcatggattaaatttatCCTGGTTTACAGCACATTGTGAATTTCTAAAATGCCATTGGTTACTGAAAACTACTGTTTTTGATTGATGCAGCATTCAggtcactaggtgtcagtgtaagccattgTAAGCCATTTcgacatacatttaaaaaaattacggaGTGCACCTTTATGGTTAGTAATGATCATTTAAGGTTGGAGATAATGGCTTAAGAATCGACCATTAAAAAAACCTTCTTTGTTGTCCACTAAACTGAATATTGGACAGGATGCATCCCTCTTTGATGGTCCTCCATGTCTATGGCAGTTATGGTTTTAGTACTTTGGGCCTCAGGTGGTAAAATATGATTTCTTGAAAGTTCATCATTAAccatttcaaattaaatgaaaaaattatgtaaGAAAAAACAAATCTAGGCATATCATTGTCATAAATGGCACCATATCTTGAGAATTGCCCttgtacaaaaaaataacagGAAAACTTGacatatttgacattttattagtTAACAACACAAGAACTCAAGTGCTTCTTTGGTAGAGAGATCTGGCTACACAAAATGATAAGAAGTACATTTCTTTTAAGGCTCCAGTATACTTTTCTGCATTCCGAATCAGATTGCTCCCGGTCAACTGCGTTGACTTTCAAAGAATACACATTTGACCGCGAGTGAATACGAACGTGTTTGACGCATgcgcactacgactgctttgtgatactctttttgCTGCATATCCTTTCTTATATCCTTACTTCCTTactatgccaaaaacagtatgtcaATAGTGCAGTCTGTTATAATACTCCATATTCATATGCAGTAAGCGAGAAAATCCCAGAAGAACTACTATTTCTATTGAGATTATGCAGTGCGAATTGATTGAAcactttactatcccataatGCCATGGGAGCTGAGGAGACGTCAAGCTCAAAAGGCTGGATTTAAAAAACCCCAGCCATGACTCAAGCCGTTAACCATGAATCAAGCAGCTCATTTCAACTGTGCTATATAATGCtatatataccaagaaagttgttccttgtgcttaaatggtgcttgtttaacaaaaccagagcagattattttaatgtgttaaaattgttacatttgttaatgctaatattacaTCATTTATTCGGGTTATGGGGTCCCGGTTTGACCGGAATGAAGTATGCTtggaatctattcatactactggCATGCATacctaaataattaattattttacagGCCGAGAAATGTGGGCATAATCAAAAACAGTCCTCTGACACGATTTCAGTTAAAGCTTTTTAGTAAAGTCAACAGCATGTGCACAGACGAGGAATGTCCTGCTCACGGACTGTGCTGATGAAAATTGTGGTGTGATCAGCAACGCCAACAACCAATTATACTCAGGCCTTTAGTAAAGATCTAGAACTGGCCTATGTGCTTCAGAACTGGCCTATTGTATACAGTAATGTTATTCAGTGCGAGTCCAGTTGTACAATATGTGATTGTATGTCTTCTGAATGCTTTTACTGAATGCTTCCATGTACTTTCTGACTTGCAGTGCTGGACAACTCCAAGGTGAAGCATTATAAGATCAAAAAGTTGGATAACGGTGGCTACTTCCTGTCAAAGTCTCAGAATTTTTCCACACTGAGAGAACTAGTGGAGCACTACACCAACAATGATGATGGCCTCTATATCCATCTCAGAGAACCCTGTAAAAAAGTGTGTAACATTTactattgtattaatattaattgtCATAGAGCAATGGTTGCTATAGATACAACACACTGTTGTTTTGAGGATGATAAGCTGTAGAATTTGTGACCTCATGGCACTGTCACATTTACCCTTGCAAAGTGAAATTCCAGTTGCGATACACAAAAGTAATCTCTATGAGAATCTGCTCGATCAGGAATTTTGCCTGATGGACTTCCGGTGGTGAAAATATGTTCCTACTTAAATTTTGCATGGGGTTCAATTTGGTAAACTGTGACAATATAATTCGTAGCATTGACAAATTGCAAGTTTCTTGGTTTGGGAGTGGCCTCTATGTGAGATGTCCTTCGTACATTGCACATGTGAGTTTCACACATGGCCCTGTGGAAGGGTGAATGAGACCAAGACTTCAGACATCTGTCGAAAGGTCCACAGATTTCTGAAGAACTGAAACCCCCATAATTCACAAAGTCCTACACTTGCATgtttattgattaaatattttggttGATTTGAAAAAGCTTTTAGCTACCGATCTGAGTGAAGTACTctcagcattaaaaaaaaaacacattttaccatatttaaatgAATTTTCTATTTAGTTTCTTGATTTTCCTAAAATTAGtgcagaaaatgtaatttaataaaaaaaatttgtatattTGGTCTGGTCCTGCTTATAGCTCTGTtgagatatttttaatatattgggtttgaaataatcataaacatatataatatgatgaaatacactcactgagcactttattagtccaataaagtgcccaacatggtattttgcttttgtaaccctactgcctcaaggtttgatgtgttctGTATtttgaaatgctattctgctcactataattgtacagagaggttatctgagttactgtagccttctgtcagttcaaaccagtctggccattctcagttgacctctctcatcagcaaggctgatttccatccgcagaactgacactcactggatgttttttgtttttagcaccgttctgagtaaattctaaagactgttgtgtgtgaaaataccagcacatcagcagttacagaaatactcaaaccagcccatctcgcACCAACAAAGAAACGGTCCAAATCGCTGAAATaccccccccattctgatggttgatgtgaaaattaactgaagcttctgacatgtatctgtgtgattttatgcagtgctctgctgccacatgattggctgattcgaTAATTgcctgaataagtaggtgtacaggtgtttctaataaagtgctcagtgagtgcatttTGTGATTGATGGGTTTGGCGAAGGAGAGTAAAGATAAGTGAACAGCAGTCTAATAATGTCTAATAATTCAATTCATAGTTCCTtgcttgtgtgtttgtattaGACAATAGCTCCAGAGACCAACGGTCTATCTTATAATACAGTGGATCAATGGGAGATACCACGTACCTCTGTGAAACTCCTGAGGAAGTTGGGAGCAGGGCAGTTTGGGGAGGTGTTTGAAGGCATATGGAATGACACAACAGCTGTCGCTGTCAAAACACTCAAACCAGGTacaaacaccaacacacacagacaaaatggTCAATATGGGTACACACTGAAAGACATACTGAAAGACATAAACTCCAAATGTCTCCTAGACACAAACATACTGAATCTTGCACATCTGAGATCACATGCTTTGGTTCACAAGCTTATACTTTTCATCTATGTGTGGCAGGAACAATGGATGCAAAGGACTTCCTGCAAGAAGCTCAGATCATGAAGAGACTCCGTCACCCTAAACTAATACAGCTGTATGCTGTCTGCACTATGGAGGAACCAATCTACATTATCACAGAGCTTATGAGCAATGGAAGCCTTCTGGAATACCTGAAGAGTAAGACACATGCACAAGTATATGGCATACACATACATGCTACAGGTCTCAAACGTATACAGATCATTTAAGGATTTATATAAATAAGATAGTTCAGGCTCTAAATTCTGATTACCACATTCAAAGCCATTGGAAAACAGCTGATAAAGACATGGTACTGGACATTAGTTGAATTCTATATAAATGCACAAAGTTAATTGTTTGTCTAAACTGCAATAAATGGTATTAGAATTGTTTATTGTGATTgttattaataatgcatttaattatttattgatcaTTGGTGTCTTTTACCATATAGCTGTTGatgcaattttataaaagcaacaaGCCACTCAAACTGATTTTAACATGGTTAACAAcctttaatgtttaaatgtttcaaatctgcaccactagtgtctcCAAATGGAAAACTGACTTTCCGAACTCTCATAGCATGTGCCATTGTTTGAGCCATTTActgtagtcccaccccaaactcatgccattattTGAGTCAATTAGCTAATTTACATGGACATCAGGAAGCCGTTTATTcagagaaagctgcttaagacTGGAAATCGACATACGCGTTTACATGCACTATGCTATAGACTTTCTCTTTACTCACGTAAAAATGCAGCTCAATCAAAAAGCagcttgtgacgaggaggaggacgtggccgggccgtgattgaGCATGGCCAGTGCTGAATCAGCCGATCAGCGTTAGAGCAAGATAAATGGGGTggccggaggtgccagttcgagtgagagagagatgcatgtggcCACACTGCATGTTCGTTGATGTTGgatttaagtttaccattaaatttagtttattgttcagccagttcccgcctcctctttgCCCGACCTCTATGTGTTATACAGTGCACAGCAGCATAATTTCCCTGCAACGCTTCTGTAAAATAAAACCTGGGATCCAAggcagagttgttgctgtgttcgTTTCCGTAACTTTCCAGTGCAATAGTAGGTTTCCTTCTTttgtaaaactctgggattctcCCAGTGTACTTAAGTGCATATATGCGAACGTGAGACACAATAGttggttgtggcagggcggggggcggggccaggttgtgaatctacgcacccggtcccttatcaggctaatcaagcctccgagagggataaagaccgactgcagaggattgtgcgggagagagagatcgtttacggacatgtccgtcgtgtgtgtgtgtccagtgtAACGTGAtatagacgggcaaggaggaggcgagaaccggcttgtcaatataaataatagtttaatataaaactgaaacaaaagacaaacacacacatgtgatggacatgtccgtaaactatctctctctctcccgttcTGCTAAAAATGTCTGGGGAAAAAAGTGGGGAAAAAACATGTTATAtagagctgcacaattaattgtattttaaccATGATCAAGGTTTCTGCATCTCACGGTTAATTAAGCATAAAAGCGTTTGTGATACACGAATCACAGGTATGCCAGAAATCCAAAAAGCTTGCCATACACAGTTCCGTATCAGCTATAATTGGAGCTATAAATGCCGCAGTGTGTGGAGGTGGCGTTGGTATTTCTATCCTTAATATTAATGATTAAGTGCTGACATGTTTAACTACAATGTTTCTGTAAACATGCATCTTAACTTTAGAAAGTGATGAGTAGatataaataaatctttaaattgtgtgtgcacatgtacTATAGCCAACCCTTAATACACCAGGCtgtgtttttctctttgtttctttgttctCTCTAACAATCAGGCTGAAGTTCAGAGCCAAGGTCATCGAGACCTTTCCCCAAACTTGTTCACACATATTTGAGCCAAACCTAAATCCGAGGGAGGGTTAGCAGCCCACTCAGTTTATCAAAGTTTATCAAAGTCTGACGTGTAAATTGTATGCCACAATATTGTGAAAATTGTATTCATTCCCTGtccatatttctctctctctctcttttatacaGAAGATAGAGGTGCTTGTTTGCGTCTGCCTACACAGGTAGAATTGGGATCACAGGTGGCAGCTGGCATGGCATACCTCGAGTTGCAGAACTACATCCACAGAGATCTTGCAGCACGAAACGTTCTGGTTGGAGAAAACAATGTGTGCAAGGTGGCCGACTTTGGCCTAGCACGAGTATTTCAGGTGAGAAATATCCTCAAGAAAAGAAAAGTTTAACCACAAACCCTCTGCTAGCCCAtaggtagggctgggcgataaagcgatatcgatatttatcatgataaagaaaatccacgatatcAACGAtgagcttttgaggaattttcgatatgtACTgcgtcgctaaaacacaagcatttCGGGTTTCTCAGGCTGCGATTCCACTGGGGCGgatgaaatccgctcaaaggcgctcacagcgctaggagagagcttgctccgcaccgctgccaatcctacgatccaccttgcgagcatgacgctcggctttcataggaatgaattgaaaacgctctcagcttcgctcacaacacgccagtggtaacgtagggtcatactggatgaacttgctaatgctagctgccttgctaacgattaggctacgtcggacaccggattgattccatccgcaccgcaagacttcatgacaacgtctgcaccctctcatcgtctctagtgaagagcgcgacagaacaatagtgatgtggacaacagctctgatttttctgcgctgtaatcttgaatagtgtcctctagcaccaaacatgcatcatttctgccctgtcccgctccgcacgcgttgcctcttttccctgcatgtgtgcaGACACGAAgcaccgcatgagttaacgtggtttcaaagcacgttttagaccaaaacgtttttcccttctaaatgtatctttattaatcagcatattttgatcctttaataataaacaaatcgatttctgttttaattttgtgaaaattaattagatgtctggaatggataaggaaagactaaaattactagttggtagactactCTCTCACTTCaatgaaaatatgcaaatgttttttaaataaaaaaaaatataaaaatttttttctttcaggacacccctgaacccacattcatcatcattccacagtcacaagggattctatgccccatacttgggtatctgaatctaaagaaatataaaaaatatttaatttgaatgtaaaaatattccaacaaatactggactgctgtcactattcttcagaacaaacagatgatcttttaacgttcattttcaattgataaacggtaaaagacggtaaaagaTCCTGAAGACCCCATTGCTTTGGCTGACTCTGGACCCCCtctgcagttttgtaaagactattttgactgtttagaatttattttttcttctattcttcaatcaactttgaaataaaaaaaagaaagtgcaatgtgtaaatgtatatcatgataaatatcgatattgaacaatatgaaaaagattatcgtgataacaattttggccatatcgcccagccctacccaTAGGACAatgcttctcaactggtgggtcaaaGATCTTtcggaaaggaaaaaaaaaacaatgcaaaacaaataaatacatctaaTCATATAGTATATCGGTGCATAATTaggataacaaaataaataggtTTGTTAATGTTAAAAAGGTAAGGCTTCACACATATTTtgtttgtgcattatttttaaataattcaacgAGCCAGAATCAATTATTCCTTTTATACTACAATTACCACATCTTAAGACATCATTCAGGGTTTtatatcaagacattttctgtttttcGTCAGTAAACTATGtcagtggaactactttcttctgcCATGGATTCAGCGTCATGTTTTTATACAGCCCATGCCGCTGTTTCCTGTTCGAAGACGTCATTTTAGAACTAGCAGTGGAGGATTGCGATGCTTTACTGAGCACTTGCTGGAGTAACAAggaagagcgtgtgtgtgtgtgtgtgtttgtgtgcacatgAGCGAaagcaagagaaagaaagaaaacagagaGATTGTGTGTTGGATCACCTGTGTTTGGGCTCTCATCAGCAGAAGCATtgcttaaaatgtatgtataattctCAATGTCGCCATTCTTGAATATAGCTTTCTTGGTGCACAACGGTTTTTATGCCTATgtatcagtgtatatgtgtgtatcacTGTGAGACGAGAGCAAAAAAAGAGAGAGGGGGGAGCATGAGGGTGCTGttcaactgaaataaaaataaatttaggatattatagacattgctGTTCTTTTCTGATGTACTTAGCCAGTGTCTTTGTTTTAcatggttattttgctgtggtagcctgtagggctttttgaaataactgaaataatttggcaaagtgatatggaaccgtagCCGTgtgtttactgaaaaataattgctCACCTTTGACCTttcgtcaaccaatcagaatcaagcattcaacagccccgtGGTATGAACTAATACAATTTCAGTTTCCCTATTCAGCCTATgtcatttaataattttgcatctttttttggcttatgcagttttcatttttgttcaaATTATGTTTCAAATTATGTCCAAGGTAAAACCTGAActaaaaccagttgagaatcactgtgGTAAAGGTTATGCAGAGATGTTTATGAAAAGAATACAAAAACTGTACTTTTAAATTCCCCATTTCATTTGCTCTTCAGAAGGACACTGGTGAGAATGTTTATGAGGCAAAGGAAGGAACCAAGTTTCCAGTGAAATGGACTGCACCCGAGGCCATGCACGAGAACAAATTTACCATAAAATCTGACGTCTGGTCTTTCGGCATCTTGTTATATGAAATTGTGACTTTTGGACAGATGCCTTACCCAAGTATGTCATTCTGCTGTATCATTGTACTTACTGGGGTGGAGTTTTAGTTTGAATAATATAATGTGGTCTAGAATAAAGCAGACAAAAAGGCAGTGATGAGTCACTTTCTTTGATCACGCTGATtgatctcttaaagggatagttcaccttttactcaacctcatgcaaacctagatgtttatgatttttttttttccttgtcctgaacacaaagatttttaaaataatatttcagctctgtaagtccacacaatgcaagtgaatgtgtaccaaaatgttgaaggttcaaaaagcatataaaggcagcataaaattaatccatacgactcctgtggttaaatccatgtcttcagaagcgatatgaaaagTCCGTTTGTACAATCAATCCcgtttcactttcacatgcttcttcttttttggcaatttgcattctttgtgcatatcgccacctactggcagggaggaatatttatagttaaaaaggacttaaattgtgGTCTGATCTGTGATCTAAATTTTggtaccctttcacttgcattgtaaggacttgcaaatctgaaatattcttagttggtgttcagcagaagaaagaaagtcataaata
This window encodes:
- the frk gene encoding tyrosine-protein kinase SRK2, whose product is MGDLRERFIMCCQNTFSCFKERETVPPSDIKKYDIEVIPNVHTEPPARVIPPIPAEKPKCVYLALYDYMARTDDDLSFHAGDKLEPINKSEDWWYVRGITGISANKQGYVPANYVVPVKSLDAEPWYFPETKRLDAEKMLLSDENQNGSFLIRNCESQTGELSLSVLDNSKVKHYKIKKLDNGGYFLSKSQNFSTLRELVEHYTNNDDGLYIHLREPCKKTIAPETNGLSYNTVDQWEIPRTSVKLLRKLGAGQFGEVFEGIWNDTTAVAVKTLKPGTMDAKDFLQEAQIMKRLRHPKLIQLYAVCTMEEPIYIITELMSNGSLLEYLKKDRGACLRLPTQVELGSQVAAGMAYLELQNYIHRDLAARNVLVGENNVCKVADFGLARVFQKDTGENVYEAKEGTKFPVKWTAPEAMHENKFTIKSDVWSFGILLYEIVTFGQMPYPTLTNYQVVQKLQTGYRMSCPLSCPKYLYEIMCDCWREVPADRPTFETLQWELEDFFEPDVSSYDDASRY